The DNA sequence GGGGTAGGAGAAAGAAATAATAACACTTAATAGTCAGTCTGTCAGATGTGCCCATCTGTGGtaaagaaaaccaaaataaatgtgagcACATCTGAATATCTCACACGAGAAGGGGGTGGATCAAAGCCAATGGAAAAGACAAGCGTGGTGGGGGCACTCGTCCCCCCCGGCCCCTTCCCTGTCATGAGAATAAGATGCCTGCAATTACTGCTCGTTATAAACTGCATGAAAGGTAAACTACGTAGAATTGCGTCAGTGGAGGTCAGCTGCAAATATTGCCGTTTCTTCAGTCAAGACGCCGATTTATAACAATGTGTCGGTGTTCGACGTATCAGCAGGTTTAAGGAGAACACTTTTGAAATACTTTTGTTGTGTTGAAGTAAATAACCCAAGTGTACCTTATCATGAATAGTCAAATGTAGTATTTATATCTATTAAACTGCTTCGACATATTAGGACTGAAAAGATGCTATTTGAAAGAGATTTGAATAGATGAATTGTTAGGAATACTTCATTttgcaaaatcttttttttttcctttttcttgcaCTTTTAAACCGGCTCACTCATGTTCCAAGTCAACTGGGATCGGATCGACGGCCCCTcaagaggataaagcggttcagataatggatggataaatgtggTTGAATGAAATGAGGCAACAGAGAAACTATTGATGGGTTAtttgtgtcatctttttttgttctggATGAAATACGTATGAAATCATTTTACCTTGATTGCAATTTGCAAATAGCAGCATTTACTCAGGGAATCTTGCTAACTTTGTCGAGAGTGTCCTTTCCAAGATTTACAAGCCACCATTTTAAGTGTAATTTGAGGAAAACGAAGGACTTGATtttcaaacaataaatgaataaataaataaatctaggcggcccggtagtccagtggttagcacgtcggcttcacagtgcagaggtaccgggttcgattccagctccggcctccctgtgtggagtttgcatgttctccacgggcctgcgtgggttttctccgggtgctccggtttcctcccacattccaaaaacatgcgtggcaggctgattgaacactctaaattgtccctaggtgtgaatgtgagcgtggatgtttgttcgtctctgtgtgccctgcgattggctggcaactgattcagggtgtcccccgcctactgcccggagacaactgggatgggctccagcacacccgcgaccctagtgaggatcaagcggttaggaagatgaatgaatgaatgaataaatcaatctAATAATTTCAAAGGACCCTTGCCCTAAGCTATTGGTTTTTCAGCAATTTTGAAAGTTCCCAACTCGGTGACATTTTGAAGTTCACTTCAAGTCATTTTATTGGCTTTCTCATGCAACTTAAACCCCTGAAATTTACAGCAAGGTGGGGGTTTTGcagttttatatacagtattggtTAACAGACAAACATCCTGTACATTTTTTCAACGCTGCAGAAAGAAAACTCCTGGGTGCGCcaccacccctccaaaaaatcgACCCCTTTAAAATTAGTGACATGAATACAGACTTAACTTGGGGTTCCTctgttcaaaaaacaaaaacaaaattgtgttcATTGAGAAATATGTTAACCAGGACCTTTTTCGTTCCCATGACCAACCGTGAAACAAGCAACATTATCAATAACGATAACATTCGAATACTAGTTGCTGATTAAAAGTGACCTTTGACTGAATATTTCTCTGCGACTCCCTTTAATGATGCAAGATAAGAGTAAATTGTTCGGCATCTACTGACGAGCCACACATGAAGAGGTCAGTGGTGACACGGGAGCCAAACATTTCTACCTCAACGCGTTACTCCTGGGACCCCCTCGAGTGATTCTTAGACCTCATGGTTCTTCTTTAGGACTTCCAAGTACTGCTGCTTTGCTCTGCTAACGGGGTCCAGGTCCACCCTTGCCGCGGAGCCCACCGGAGACATGCGGGCCAAGGAGACGTCAAGTTCCGCCGAGGCTGAGGAGGCAAAAATGGATGCGGATGCAAAATACAACGCGATAGCCGTTGTCGAGGGATTGTTCTCGCACCTTTGTTGAGTTCCCTTGATATGCTTCTGTCCAACTGGCGCTGCATCTGAAGGAAACAACAATTTGCAATATGATTTTCATGAAATCTCGACTTATTTTGGTCTTGCTGAAAGGACATCGGCAACCTAATAAGCGGCAGGCATTGGGGCGGAGGAAAAGAAGTGTCCTTGAAGGAGAAACCACAAAGGTTGAAGCAAGTCGACAGTTCGAGGCGACAATTTTAGATTGAAATGGATCGTACTTAGAGAAGAAACGTCAGGAGAGACATGACGGCATCTTATGTCGAGAGGACGTTACTAAGATGATATCACCTTGGCTTTGGAACTTCAAAACTCATACACTGGGACACTCGTACTacaagtcaaggcaccactgtgcgGCGTATTATTGTGAACATACCATGATCAGGTAGTCCTCCACACTACTGCTTTGTCCTTCCGCCACAGGGCCAAGTAGCCGAGGGGAAAGGCTTCTGGACGGGCCGCCCAGAGGGACCACAAGCCCAGATGACGGCGGTCCAGGGGGGGTGAGGAGAGACCCGCCTCGCTCGTTGACCAACCTGGAACTGGCTTCCGTGAACTGATGATTAGTCCTGTACACAGAAAACAACAAATAGTTGACGACGTGACTTGGagctgaatgttgttttttttttataaagcagCCACGATCAGACCGTTTCAGATCGTCGGAGAGAGATTTGCGCAGCTTCTGCTCCTCTTGGTAGAGTTCTTCGAAGCGCTCCAGCTCCGTGTGCGCGGACTCTCTTTGGCTGAGGGTGTCGTGTTGGAAGGCTCGGGCTCGGTTCAGTTCGCTCTCCAGTTCTTGGATCTTCAAGCGCAGGCTGGCCTCGTTGGCCGCTTGGATCTGGTCCTGTGCCTCCTGGGTTGCCGCTTGAGACtgggagtaaaaataaataaataaataaaaaacttcaTCAATATCCAATCTAcctttgttttaatttgattgAGCAGGTGCACCACATAAGTCAGCCGACTCGTTATTTTATACTCTACCTGCAGGAAAAGGTTGACTTCCTGTAGTTTATGATGAATTTCCTGCCGGGCTTTCTCCTCCACCTCTCGCCGATACTGCTCCATCTGCCTCTGCTCGACCTCGGAGGCCTCCACTCTGCGTTTGAGGTTGAGCACCTCCTCCTCCAGTAGCCTCCTGTCCGACAGGCTGCCTTGGAACGCTCCCCTCTCCAGCTCTCCCTGTAGGAGACCAGAAGGGCTTGATAAAACCGCTCAAATACTGTGTGGGTGACATAGGTTAAAATGACAGCGATGCATCAGATGAACTAAACCTTTTCTCTTCTTCCATCAAAAGCTCCATCAGCCCAGCTGGGTCTTCCCAGGTCCACCTTTAGACTGCTGAGCGGAGAAGCAAAGTCGCCTGCGCCGCCACCGCGCATTTTCTCCGCCGTCCTCTTTGCCGTTTTGCATAGAGTCCGTAGCCTTAAATTAATTTGGGGAGAGAAAAAACACATTAGTGTGAACTACAATGGGATGTTTACAAAACAAACTAATGCTAAAAATTCGTCTGACCCAACAATCGGGTTCAAAGGTCAAGTGTCTTTTGAATGCCACTGCAacgatgaaagaaaaaaagttctaATTTTGTCAAAATCGGGACTATTCTATACCTCGAGATGCTTGCTCTCCCATGGGGTGCTGTTTGCAAATATGAAATGGGAGGCCATGTCAGTCCCAGGTGAGACAAATGAAAGGCGGTGCTCAGGACTCACCTGTTTATTTCCCTTTGAAGCCCTGTGTTTCTCTCCATCTCTTGTTCCAATCGATAATCGACAGCCTTCTTCTGCTctgccattttctttgctttcttcTTCTCTGTTTCCACCTTAACACACACCACAAAAGCCATCaacaaagggggaggggggtaggtATGAAGACTACAGGAGTGTTTGCTGTTACACTGTTCTGGTGGTTCAAATCAGAATGACACTCACCTGGCTGCTGAGTTCTCCTTTTTCCTTTTCGAGCTCTGCGAGACGAAGTCCCAACTTGGAGCGGCTCTTGAGCTCCTCCTCCCACATGGCCTGCGAGTCGTGGGCGCTGTTCGACAACATGCTTTGCTTATGCACCTGAACACATTGAAAGAAAATATACATAAGCGAGacatttgtttggaaaaaacTTAATACACGGCATTAAATCGGTTTCCACAAAGgatttaaaactatttttttttattcaaaaaggGACAATAATTCTGACTTTACTAGTCTATTACCTTAGGCTAGTGATCAGTGTCGCGTTAAACAAGTATCTGTACTTTTATTAAAGTACTTTCCAGAGTGTGGGCACCTCTTTCCATTTCTGCTTTTATCGAATGCAATTCTTAATAAAACAGCTAAAGTAAATATTGCGCTCACTTCTTTACTGAGTTGGTCCTCTAAAGTCATCTTACTACTTTGTAGGTTGGTCACCAAATCTTCCAAACGATCTCTGACCTACAGAGGCAAGAACAAACGTTACAGTTTAATATGATGGTGCCTgaagtgttgtgtttattgaaaataaagaaGCAAATGGCTGatttgaatatttaaagggCTACTGAGGACTCCGGATAGATTGGAACATGCATCATGCAGCTCGAAAAAGAGAAGTGAAAGACCCAGACATCGAAAGGAAAAGAATCAGTGCGGTCAGCAATAAAAACCTCCAACAATGAATGGGTGCCACGTTGAATAATTGTTTGCATGGTGTGAGCTGAATATATTCAAAGGCACCAGAGAATCGGCCCCGAATTTCATTTGGCAAAAGTCAGAGACAAACTAAATCAAAATCTAAAACACCAACCATTTGTCCATTCGCACTGTCAGATAGCTGGGAACAAAATACATGCGCTTAAATATGTAAATCGGGAGAGTACAAGTAATGTCGTTGTGTATTATAaaagtgtgaatgcaaatgAGTTGCACTCACCCTTGCCTCCTCCTGAGAGCTTTTCTGAAGTGCTTCAATTTTGTTCGCCTGTTGCTTCGCAGCAGCCTCGAGCTTGACATTCTCAATCTCCAGCctagacaatacaatacaatacatgctgatttatatagcgctttcacaacagcggcagacgccaaatgaataaataaataaaataagagtgTGTAGGATTGATTCCCGACTGAAAACTGTGCTCTCTGTTGCACAGTGAGAACACACTGTCAACATTTACCTTTGCACAGCCTCTTCCAGCTGTTTGACTACGACATTGGCGGCAGCGGCAGCAGACAGCGCCTCCTGCTGTTTCTGAGTGGCGGCGCCGAGTTCTTTCTCTCGTTCGTCCAGACGACATCTGAGGTCGTTCACATGTTTCTCACCTTGAAGGCACTGGGATTCTCGCTCAATCATCTGAGTGAGAGAAAAGATcagcactgtttaaaaaaataaaatgccgaGTGCGTGTTTTCATTTCTCATCAGCACCACAAATGAGCCAATGAGGTGAAAAGTCAGTCGGCGCTGTTCCCCGTCATGACCTTCTCTTTAAGACTGTCCATGTCGTTGATGAGTCGAGTCTTCTCTTCCTCCAAATCATTACGATAGCGGGTGTTGATCTCCAAAGAGGCTTCACACATGGACAGCTTCTTTAATGAGTCTGCTAACTCCTGCTGCAGCTGCCTCTGACTTGCCTGTGccaggaagaaaacaaaacaaaaatcactttaatGTGGTCATGATGGTGAAAAGTTTCAGCTTGTGCTTTCACCTCTCTCTCATTTTTCTCTTCCTGTAACTGGTGGATTTGTTCTCGTAGTTCAGCAGCTTTTGCGGCCAGGTCTTGATTGCGGTCCTGCACGAGTTGTACTCTGTCCTCACAGTCGGCGCGAAGCTTGGACAAAATGTCACTGAAAGACTTTTGGGCGTCTGTCACGGCATTCTCCTTTGCAACACCTTTGTTTTGAGCCTCCTCCAGCTGTTGCCGCAGCAACATGGCTTCACTCTGCACTTGGGCTAGGCGCTCCTGTGTAGCCTCTTGGCGCGCTGCGGCCCGAGTGACCAGTTCCTTCTCGGCCTGCAGAGCGGCCTCAAGCTCTTTAACGCGCGTGGCTATCTGGTCGCTCTCGCGCTGCACGGTGTTCAGCAGGAGGTTTTTCTCAGTCAGCTGCAGCATGACCCGATGGGCCTCGTTCTCCATGCCGTTGGCGTGCGCCTCTGCCTTGGACAACTTCTGGGAAAGGCTGCTGACTGCTTCGTGCTGACTGGATACCTCACCTGTACAGATAAGTCTGAGTCAGTGTTGTTCCACGACCCGGAATAGGTCACACTCTGCAATGTTGTGTCCAATAGGATGTAAGTAAACTCGGAAACAAGTGGACAGGGGCAAAAGTCCACGAGGGTGCAAGCAGACTGGTAAACGGGTGGACGAGGATACTGGTACACTAGGCTGCAAATACATTCTGACACAAGTAGATAAGGATGCAAGTCCATTTGGACAAGTAAAGAAAGACACTTGTCCACAAGGACATAAGTCGACTAGGATGCAAGTCCGGTAGAACAGAAGTAGGTGTGtgacgggtaaaaaaaaaaaactaaaaaaaaaacatttttgttgggggggggggatcaaaagAGTCAAGTCGAGGCCTAGAGCGTCTTTTGCCTGGTGATGACCTGACATATTGGCGTATTTGGCTGGATTCACAAGCTAACGGTtataaaataattgcagtcaaaaatgtgcaacattgtttttctttatggACTTAAGTATTTTCTGCAATGATCAATAATCATCCCCATTATTTGTCGTTTCAATCTTGAGGTGGAAACCTGAACTTGTCCAGAGTTTTTGTCATGACAGAATTCGCGCTACTCACTCGAGAGTCTGTCTTTAAGACGACGGTGTTCCTCCTTCTCTTGGAGCAGAGCTTTCTCTGCGTCCGACCGGGCCGCCATGGAGCGCTCGGCCTCCTGCAGCGCCGCGGTCAGGCGAGCGCGGACCGACTCCAACTCCGCCGCCTGGGTCTCTCGGGTCTGACGCTCGTTCTCCAGGCGAGTCGCGGTGACGGTCAACTCGGACTTCATGATGGCCGTCTGGTTGTTGAAGTCCAAGGCGGTTTGGTTCATGGTGTTCCCGTTGGCTTTGAGAGCTTGCCTGGCCTCTTCCAGTTGTTCCTTGAGGGCTTTATTTTCCTCCTGGAGGTCTCTCTGCTTGATGCTGCTGCTGGCCTGGGAATTCTCCAGGTCAGTTCTGAGGGTGCTCAGCTGCTCGTGAAATATAGAAATCTGCTGGAGCAGCTCCCGCTCCCTGTCGCTGGCCTCCGTGAGCTGTGACAAGGCCTATGAATGTTGAAAAATGCATGGACGCAAATACTTCAGTCGCACAACGCCCTCTTATGCCCACAGATTTACGAGAATTTAAACAGACTTTTTAACCcaagaaaggaaaaaagggGAACATATGAAATTTGTAGGCCCTCTACATAATATTATCAAGCcttaaaatatatttccatGTATACTGTAagattttgtattcatttgcaAACAAAAGATGAATAAACTACTAATTCAggttacatactgtatatgatacTGTAAACACgtttaaaatgggaaaatacACTAtgtttactatatatatatatatatatataaacacagacATATAtaagggatatatatatatatatatatatatatatatatatatatatatcccttaTATACACACTGTCGAAATAATTATAATGTATAGTTGCATCGATGGCAATATATaaacacatgtacagtatacgatttgtatacagtatataatttaaaaaaatgagtatTTGAAagtttttctcttcatttctttttaaagtaTTTGAAAAACGGATGAAATGTTCGTTGAACTTTTTTGACTTACACAATTTTTTGACCAACTGGCTTAACTTAGATACGTGAAACACGTCCACCACCATCCTCACTGACTCTTGTTCTGTAGTATCGCAGCAATGGCTCGCAAGGGTGACAAAACTACCGCCGCTGTACCTGGTGACTTTTGCTGATGTTCGTTTTGTTCTCCTCCTCGATCTCTTGCTGCTTGCGCACATGACTGCTGAGCAGATTCTCCAGCACTGTGCGAGCGCTGCGCTCCTGAGCCAACAGCGTTTGGGTCTGATTGTAGTCCTTCTCCAGCTGGAGCGATAAaggataaatacaaaaaaaaaaaaaacatcatctaCGGAATGGCCTCCAGAAGTCTCATGAGATGCCGACTCGCAGCTTCTGATGGGGACAACCGCACGCGTCGTACCTGCTTCGTGTTGTTTACTAGTATTCGCATCTCCTGCTCCAAGTTCAGAAGAGCCAGCTCCACTTTCTGCCTCTCCTGAACCTCGACCTGCAGCTGCTCCTTTGTCCTCCTCAGCTTATCTTCGGTGGTGTTGTACATCATGGTGGCGTTACGTCCCTTTTCCTGCTCCTGTTTTAGCTGAAATCTGCACCGCAACCGCGAGACAGCAAagattatgaaaaaaataataatacaaagagAATAAAGTAGTTCTCACTTGAGGTTGGTGACTTGCGTTTGCAAGTCCAGCTGAGTGCGCTCCAAGGCCGATTTGACATCATTCACCTCATCCAGAGAGTGCTGTAGCTCAGCCTTATCCGTTTCCAGGAGGCTCGCTTTTTTGGCAAAAAAGCTGTGAAGGCCTTTGGCCTTCTGAATGGAGCGCTCatatttgtggaaaatgttCTGCAGCTTGACCATGCTCCTGGAGTCTGAGAAATAAAGACTAGCTACTTAGATGACGGGGAATTTGTGATGAATGAGACAGCCGTAATACTGAAgtgatctgctttttttttatgtatgtggAAATCTGTTCAGTTCAATTGTTTGAATAAACGAACCGCACCAGTCACAAGTGAATCCAGGTTCTGAATGAAGAGAGAGCTACAACGATGGCCTGAAGAGCGAAAGTCTGAATCATCTGTGGTCACGTCGGATGACGAATTGAGCTCGTCAATATCTTCACACATCTCAATTTCTTCTGACTGCtgaataaatgcaaaaatgtcGCCGTAATCGACATACAGTATTGAACTTCAGTCttgaaaaaaaggcacaaaaattaAATTACCTGTTTTGTTCTCGGGTCTCTAGTTTTATGCCTGTTGCCaacagagagggggggggggggatgaacaattgaaaatgaacaatttcCAAATCAAATGTGTGTCATGAGGCACAATACACACCTTGCTTCATCATCCGACATGTCACTTAAAGTGCTGTCGTCAAACAATGAGAGCTCTCTGTTGTCAGTCTGAGGGCTTCTGGATGCGTAGACCTTCTGTACAGCTTGTTCTTTGGGTTTGCCGACGCCGGAGGTCCGCTGATGTGAGAGTTGGGATTCCACCGGTACGCTTCTCGTgatatagagaaaaaaaaaaaaaagaaaaacacagacaGGGGTCCGTAAAATGGATGACAGTGACCCCATGTAAAGCAGTTATTGAGTGAAACGTGAAAAGGCAGAAAAGAGGGTTTAATCTGAAGGAACATTGCAAACCATACTGTTCTGCTACATCCTTTATTTGGCTCTCCAATAAAATCTAATGGGTTCTATTTGTCCCATGTGTAATATGTTAACATACAAATGTCAAGactatttaaaaaaggaaaaaaaaaaaaaaaacaagtgcaagAAATCACATACGTGTCAGAGGTTAGAGGCTTCCGTGTTTGTTGGGAGTCTTCAGCCTGACTCGACGTCTCATTGAGGCTCACTGAGCCAACCTCGGGCTTCTCGATGGCAAACCCCTCGAAGGCGTTCCCACCTGTGCCACTGAAGGCACTCGGATTTTTCACTGAAACCGCAGCCTCGGGAGTCTCCTTGACAGCCTGAAAAGACCACAGCAACGGCGAAAAAAGGTTGGACCTCGTATTTTGTTTTACATGTCTGGCGTACACGGTCATTTGGAATTTCTTTGGAGAGCTAAAAGCGGGAACTCGCACTTGACAAAGAAACGCACACGGAAATATTCTTTCAGCAAATTAAGGACTACAACACATGCAAAGTCCATGCAGGATGCAATAGTCTACCGCTAACAACATTGTggaaagacaaacaacaactcAAAGCGTACACTCATTTGAACATGAGATGGAAACAAAACTGTGCAAACGGagttaatgaaagaaaaatggcacTTGTCAAAGGCGACTTTTTAGATCCACTGTAGGTCCAAATCATCAGAGAATATTCccgataaatacataaataaatgaaaatcgcGGTGCATAAAAATGCCATGTGGGATGAGGATAAAGGAGAAATGAGGGTGGATAGTTAAAGAAACTTTAATCGGTCAAATAACACAACGAAAGGGTCAAATGTTCATGCTGTTTGACAAATTTGGAGCCAATcagcatttttcccccctcataaaaaatataatgaGAGAGGACAGCAAACATCGAAAGGAACTAAAGGAGCCGGGCGGTCCATCTTCTACCTCTTTCTCGACTTCCTGGTTCAACTTCACGTCCTCTTGAAAGTCTTGAAGGGCAACAACAGGGAAAGAAGCAGACTGTCTGTTGAGCCTCTGGGGCTGAGAACTAGCAAATTCTGGCGGGTTCTTCGAGTTGTTGTGGTATTTTTCAGGTTCGTCTAGTTGAGGTTTGTGACGAAGCTCAGGTTTACAGCGGCCAGTGGAGTCGACCCTGCTCTCCTCCTTTGCCTTGTCAGCTTGCGGTGCCTCACGATGGAGGGCTTCTTCAACCATGATGCTCTCACGAGCAGGGAAGCGGCAGTCCGGTATCTTCTCCTCGGTCTCGAAGGAGTCAGCAGAATCCGACGCAGATTCGTCCGAAGCAGACGCCCTCTGTTCCGGGACAGAAAGTGGGACCAGTTTCCTTGCGCGAGCAGCGAGGCATAAAATGGCATCTCCTTTCTCCTCGTCGCTTGACTGTTCTTCAGCAGAGGATGCGTTCACCTGCATTTCATCAGCGAAACTTTCTGCTTTGAACTGCTCTTCAAATCCAACGGTGGATTTTGCTTCTTTCATCTCCACTTCTTCCCAAAGCTTCTCATACCGGGTCAGCGGTTGAACATCATCATGGGGTCTTTGCTGATCTCGAACCACGTTATGGCCTCCCCCAACAAAGCCCGCCAGTTCAGACGCGCGTGGGTGACTTGAATCCAAGTCACATGACTCGAATGCATGATCTTTTTCCTTATTTTTGAGGGGAGGTTGGGGGCGGGCACAAAACaagacccaaaaaacaaaacaaggcattTCACTATTATCTTCCCAAACAATGGCCGACATTTTCATCATGTGAGTTCAGCAAAATTATTGCCAACATAGTATGTTAATTGATCGGATGTGTGATTTGCCGAAATTGAATGGAAGATGTTATAATTCCAGAGGGCACACCGTTCCAAAGATCTCATCACCAGGTGTCCCGATACGCAAGTCCCTCTATTAATGACATGAACAACCCTTTACACGATTTGGAGAGGAAAGCCAGGTGCAgatttatatattcattcattcattcattcattcattcattcattcattcatcttccgtaccgcttgatcctcactagggtcgcggggggtgctggagcccatcccagccgtctccgggcagtaggcgggggacaccctgaatcggttgccagccaatcgcagggcacacagagacgaacaaccatccacgctcacactcacacctagggacaatttagagtgttcaatcagcctgccacgcatgttttgggaatgtgggaggaaaccggagcacccggagaaaacccacgcaggcccggggagaacatgcaaactccacacagggaggccggagctggaatcgaacccggtacctctgcactgtgaagccgacgtgctaaccactggactaccgggccgcccagatttatatatatttttttatttatttttatatagaaATTTAAAGTCAAACCAtgttgaagccccccccccatcttcctGCCTAAAAATTTCTCTCCATGAGTGTGAAGGAATGTGTGGTGTGGTGACGATTGAAATAAGCATTGTGTGAGAGATCAGCGAGCGATTTCTCACCTCTTCTTGCTGCTTGTCATGTTGCAAATGGCATCTTTTGTCTTCTGCCTCTGTTGAAACTTCAGAGTAGCCGAAGAACAGGCAGAGTCTTTACACAGAGAACATGTGCACATGTAGGACTACTAAGAAAAGAGTTGTGGGACTTTTTACCATCTCTGTTCGCATTCCGAAGGTGCCGATTGGCCGCCGTGCATGATGAAGCCGAAATG is a window from the Hippocampus zosterae strain Florida chromosome 3, ASM2543408v3, whole genome shotgun sequence genome containing:
- the si:ch211-272n13.3 gene encoding ankyrin repeat domain-containing protein 36A, with the translated sequence MLDKEQMVTRTGQENPFSCSVIYSAPPHPRQQDDSSGNHTDWYLEQFTIPSTLTKASALEEENEPQSMMLPSPCDTSQTDSGGEAFNMKKLFSFSKKKQSPSRTADRGNALCVGYEVKEKDLGKFLKAAWRGDVAKLEHLVKSNDVSQLDKHNRTALHLACACGHAEVVRFLVEKKAKLNLCDNQNRSALMKAVQGQYELCTNILLENHADPNLVDTEGNSALHLASSISSVSTVDALVDHDADIDAQNKEGISPLTVAVQEDHIEVAEILLKKGADVNILDRDRRSALMIAAGNGHVSMVRLLLQFHADITLKDNKGHSAEDYAVIEGHHPCAILITEHGTLRNQAASVSHPGPSKKKLKSELGKASRAIETDFPVGGPATDKDVRFFKGHCIDSDLEENSQAHSLSRVSKKGVADEWASSDDDCESLSVEKTPPKMNLRKMLESKRGKAKRLSEPVEGNRVIIERLSGSESSSESRAQKSEDDGSEEEEEVDEDEEEEEEEDDDNEEKEEEAEEGSEDDSDTASVQSNTSSEDAQNPPLAELDLDSGKAPQKRHSDRIPSHASVTPDNPSRASGMSRSQMLRSLDADQDLVVSAVRVESKYSDEDDEFMLSPNQTTVSKCSARPGGAQMDDLSKERDDSKETSPQINPQTSQRIMLAEGTKGDGEPDTEGGVSKNEKRKSSWGSSLEETDSDGCEEHHDITNRTTWPKGGEATSPGGTGSWPRTPHDPQTPLDEIAPPPSPRFKNRPSTADSDWDSSSEEDGATVAEIHAKVTSEERLVEPSPSSNENGRGETLSENTPRTRVQPSKSSHGQPADEQPELKPSTTTNLQRSPQGGDTHPPVEESANKLNKEKMAVIVSSKTDAAGDHPDESVFSEPLPHTDIDDVDLDSPDEKEEDENDASHEDPDGDDEEDDDDDEDQGEEEEEGEEELAEDEEEDISDDQLEGNRSLPDGTTDVPEKRDASKDAKSGVCSESCLEREEEEQDSCDSEHEDQKLPRTDQQTVHAQNTVGEKMEDDLLYNPSFLRGAGGGWMPEPWWSRGRQRGSLRVGLGAVPSAAESKDTRDGQKEDPMRKENEETKWGLLLSKCEGKSKEKTDLMEELGLGDFDYAEDASDWDTSSNISKKSLPGGTETPPTPEELPQSSIKEKEPDESPRAPVAPPRRIGADEKRVAAPHPQPRSKKAVPQESDNLDCGQDISASSCTAANRHLRNANRDVSTEAEDKRCHLQHDKQQEEEKDHAFESCDLDSSHPRASELAGFVGGGHNVVRDQQRPHDDVQPLTRYEKLWEEVEMKEAKSTVGFEEQFKAESFADEMQRASASDESASDSADSFETEEKIPDCRFPARESIMVEEALHREAPQADKAKEESRVDSTGRCKPELRHKPQLDEPEKYHNNSKNPPEFASSQPQRLNRQSASFPVVALQDFQEDVKLNQEVEKEAVKETPEAAVSVKNPSAFSGTGGNAFEGFAIEKPEVGSVSLNETSSQAEDSQQTRKPLTSDTVPVESQLSHQRTSGVGKPKEQAVQKVYASRSPQTDNRELSLFDDSTLSDMSDDEARHKTRDPRTKQQSEEIEMCEDIDELNSSSDVTTDDSDFRSSGHRCSSLFIQNLDSLVTDSRSMVKLQNIFHKYERSIQKAKGLHSFFAKKASLLETDKAELQHSLDEVNDVKSALERTQLDLQTQVTNLKFQLKQEQEKGRNATMMYNTTEDKLRRTKEQLQVEVQERQKVELALLNLEQEMRILVNNTKQLEKDYNQTQTLLAQERSARTVLENLLSSHVRKQQEIEEENKTNISKSHQALSQLTEASDRERELLQQISIFHEQLSTLRTDLENSQASSSIKQRDLQEENKALKEQLEEARQALKANGNTMNQTALDFNNQTAIMKSELTVTATRLENERQTRETQAAELESVRARLTAALQEAERSMAARSDAEKALLQEKEEHRRLKDRLSSEVSSQHEAVSSLSQKLSKAEAHANGMENEAHRVMLQLTEKNLLLNTVQRESDQIATRVKELEAALQAEKELVTRAAARQEATQERLAQVQSEAMLLRQQLEEAQNKGVAKENAVTDAQKSFSDILSKLRADCEDRVQLVQDRNQDLAAKAAELREQIHQLQEEKNEREASQRQLQQELADSLKKLSMCEASLEINTRYRNDLEEEKTRLINDMDSLKEKMIERESQCLQGEKHVNDLRCRLDEREKELGAATQKQQEALSAAAAANVVVKQLEEAVQRLEIENVKLEAAAKQQANKIEALQKSSQEEARLSDSANGQMVRDRLEDLVTNLQSSKMTLEDQLSKEVHKQSMLSNSAHDSQAMWEEELKSRSKLGLRLAELEKEKGELSSQVETEKKKAKKMAEQKKAVDYRLEQEMERNTGLQREINRLRTLCKTAKRTAEKMRGGGAGDFASPLSSLKVDLGRPSWADGAFDGRREKGELERGAFQGSLSDRRLLEEEVLNLKRRVEASEVEQRQMEQYRREVEEKARQEIHHKLQEVNLFLQSQAATQEAQDQIQAANEASLRLKIQELESELNRARAFQHDTLSQRESAHTELERFEELYQEEQKLRKSLSDDLKRTNHQFTEASSRLVNERGGSLLTPPGPPSSGLVVPLGGPSRSLSPRLLGPVAEGQSSSVEDYLIMMQRQLDRSISRELNKASAELDVSLARMSPVGSAARVDLDPVSRAKQQYLEVLKKNHEV